CAACATCACCCAATACTTGTTTTACTTTATCGATATCAGCATCATAAGCCACACCAACAATAATTTGTGTACGACGATTTGGCTCACGACTTAAGTTGATCACTTCACTACTGATAATTTTGCTATTTGGAATAACAATAATTCTATCATCCGCTGAACACAGTGTGGTTGAGAAAATTTGTACATCTTTCACCGTACCTTCAACTGCACCAATCATCACATATTCATCAGTACGAATTGGGCGGAAAATAACAATTAATACACCTGCCGCAAAGTTAGACAGAGAACCTTGTAATGCTAAGCCTACCGCTAAACCTGCAGCACCTAATACTGCGATAACGGAGGCTGTTTGTACGCCTAATCGTCCTAATACAGCAATTAAGGTAAAAGCAACAACTGTATAACGAACTAAAACAGATAAAAATGTCACAACAGTAGCATCAATATGGCGCAATGTAAGAACTCTTGCGACACCTTTACCGATCATTTTTGCGACAAAAAGACCAATAAATAGGATCAAAAATGCGGCAACAATATTCACAGCATATTGAATAAAGAGATCTTGATTCGCAACAAACCAACCTGTTGCTTCATCTAAACTCGCGGGTAATTCATTCATTAGACCACCTTTAAGACTTAAAATGTAATAAGAAGAATAGCTGTTCAATAGTATATTGTGGCATATTTATTTCATAAATAAATAGGAATTGTTAATTCCCTCTATTTTCCAGAATAAATAACCGATATTTCTGTAACATGGTAGCAAAATCGTCTAAACCACAAAAAGCAATGCTTTCGTTATCGTAATAGCTCATGCCCTCTTCCATTTCATCTGTTTCAAAATGGAGTGTATTCGCTCTGACCATCACTTCTTCATCATCAATCGAAAGGCTATATTCTTTACCGATGAGTTCCCATTGTCTTTCGCTACCTTTAATGCCTTCCATTTCTTCAAGAATTTGGTCTATAAGATTAATATCGCCCTGAATTTCATCATTCAACCAATAACCTATTGCTTCATGATCCATCGAAAATCGGGCTAGTATACCGCCAGTGAGATCTCGCTGAAATTCATAATCCATGGTGTACGCCCCTTATTAAGCTTTCGCTTTTAAATAAAAAATACCCTATTCTTATTATGACAAAAATAACAAAAAACGGGAGGCATTAGCCTCCCGTTTGTTCATATTAAATACGTTTAAAGCAATAAATTAATCGTTATACCGTTGTTTGGAAAATAACTTGGTCTGCTTTATCCGTATATTGAGCAAGTTGATCAAAGTTCAGATAGCGATAAGTATCTTCTGCTGTTTCATCGACTTTATTCATAAAGTCGAGATACTCTTGTGGCTCAGGCAAACGACCTAATAATGAAGCAACTGCCGCAAGTTCTGCTGAAGCAAGATACACATTTGCACCTGTACCTAAACGGTTGGGGAAGTTTCGTGTTGAGGTTGAAACAACCGTTGCACCATCAGCAACACGCGCCTGGTTCCCCATACATAGTGAACAACCAGGTACTTCGATACGTGCTCCACTCTTACCAAAGACGCTATAATAGCCCTCTTCCGTTAATTGTGCGGCATCCATTTTTGTTGGTGGAGCAACCCATAAACGTGTTGGTAATTGACCTTTATGTTGATCAAGCAGTTTACCCGCTGCACGGAAGTGCCCAATGTTAGTCATGCAAGAACCAATGAATACTTCATCAATTTTGCTGTTTGCTACTTCAGATAACAGGCGAGCATCATCTGGATCGTTAGGGGCACATAGAATTGGCTCTTTGATCTCATTTAAATCAATTTCGATCACTGCGGCATATTCTGCATCCGCATCCGCTTCAAGTAATTGTGGATCTTTCAGCCAATTTTCCATTGAAGTAATACGGCGTTCAATAGTACGACGATCACCATAACCTTCAGATATCATCCATTTCAATAAGATGATGTTAGATTGCAGGTACTCAATAATAGGCGCTTTATCCAGTTTAATGGTACAACCTGCCGCTGAACGTTCTGCTGATGCATCAGCAAGCTCAAATGCTTGTTCTACTTTCAGCTCTGGTAACCCTTCAATCTCAAGAATACGACCAGAGAAAATGTTCTTCTTACCTTTTTTCTCAACTGTCAGTAAACCATCTTGGATTGCGTA
This portion of the Proteus vulgaris genome encodes:
- the mscS gene encoding small-conductance mechanosensitive channel MscS; the protein is MNELPASLDEATGWFVANQDLFIQYAVNIVAAFLILFIGLFVAKMIGKGVARVLTLRHIDATVVTFLSVLVRYTVVAFTLIAVLGRLGVQTASVIAVLGAAGLAVGLALQGSLSNFAAGVLIVIFRPIRTDEYVMIGAVEGTVKDVQIFSTTLCSADDRIIVIPNSKIISSEVINLSREPNRRTQIIVGVAYDADIDKVKQVLGDVVAKDKRIQHDKGVTIRLHEMAPSSLNFVVRVWTTNGDAWPVYWDLMEDFKRALDANNIGIPFPQMDVYMHQTQSATAKAE
- a CDS encoding YacL family protein; protein product: MDYEFQRDLTGGILARFSMDHEAIGYWLNDEIQGDINLIDQILEEMEGIKGSERQWELIGKEYSLSIDDEEVMVRANTLHFETDEMEEGMSYYDNESIAFCGLDDFATMLQKYRLFILENRGN